One Sporanaerobacter acetigenes DSM 13106 genomic window carries:
- a CDS encoding CRISPR-associated helicase/endonuclease Cas3 yields MKYYSHPGKLLIDHLIEVRDISIDKVPIEYKKAYEIISLSHDFGKYTSYFQKYLNDREKSDLSNHGFISAVFGAYIGLRNFGEGNILPLIVYNTILHHHGNLESFSKDLPSNFKKVSRTSFSMNTLEKIDIGYEQIEDMRNNIDFIKPDMKALEILEEFENFIQEDNVIEQTLTKLRRIDLLAIRNLKSEENYFIHQVLYSALISADKISASKMPIPLEIYANYDVLDNARKNKFKGSKEPIDNIRTEIFEKAISNVEKNYNKSKIFSITSPTGTGKTFTGFFSALKLRELLGGNRKIIYSLPFTSIIDQNYDVISDILKYMEGFEKNYSRYIIKHHNLSTVEYESEYRDYSKTEAELLIENWSSGIVVTTFVQLLETLVGTRNRMLKKFISMQGSIIILDEIQAIDIKYFEMVDYILKKACEYLDVRIIIMTATKPLILTDSLELLADNYEYFKMFNRTRLIPKMDKITIDEFVEEFIDTLEEKSYMIVCNTISESLKIYEELKLLDRDIYYLSTNILPVHRRDRINEIKDKLNRGDKLILVSTQVVEAGVDLDFDAVIRDMGPIDSIIQCAGRCNRNMKNEVGDVYIYNIIDENEKTFGSYVYGNTLMNISKDVLEMKKEIYEEEYFNLINDYFQNIKENKSQQVSKEYIESIKEMDFSEGEYSINTFSLIKNNPGYIDVFFMYDDFAEKAYEEYMKLSLINDFNKKREIYLEIQRYIKDYTISIPIKYFRNFVAERGMIFLPREGIEQYYDNETGFKREGNDECMIF; encoded by the coding sequence GTGAAATATTATTCTCATCCAGGTAAGCTATTGATAGACCATTTAATAGAAGTAAGAGACATATCCATAGATAAAGTTCCTATTGAATATAAAAAAGCATATGAAATTATATCTTTGTCTCATGATTTTGGGAAATATACTTCGTATTTTCAAAAATATTTGAATGATAGAGAAAAGTCGGATTTATCTAATCACGGATTTATTTCTGCAGTATTTGGAGCTTATATAGGTCTTCGGAATTTTGGGGAAGGAAATATCCTTCCCTTGATCGTATACAATACTATCTTACATCATCATGGGAATTTGGAGAGCTTTTCGAAGGACCTTCCTAGCAACTTTAAAAAAGTATCCAGAACAAGCTTTTCTATGAATACATTGGAAAAAATAGATATTGGTTATGAACAGATTGAAGATATGAGAAACAATATAGATTTTATAAAACCTGATATGAAGGCATTAGAAATATTAGAAGAGTTTGAAAACTTTATTCAAGAAGATAATGTTATTGAACAAACTTTAACCAAATTAAGGAGAATAGATTTATTAGCTATTAGAAATTTAAAATCCGAAGAAAATTATTTTATTCATCAGGTATTGTATTCTGCATTGATTTCAGCAGATAAAATTAGTGCTTCAAAAATGCCTATACCTTTAGAAATTTATGCTAATTATGATGTATTAGATAATGCTAGAAAAAATAAATTTAAAGGTTCCAAAGAACCTATAGATAATATAAGGACTGAAATATTTGAAAAGGCAATAAGTAATGTTGAAAAGAATTATAATAAATCTAAAATATTTTCTATAACTTCTCCGACTGGGACGGGTAAAACTTTTACAGGATTTTTTTCAGCTTTGAAATTAAGAGAACTGCTTGGAGGTAACAGAAAAATTATATATTCCTTACCTTTTACTTCTATTATAGATCAAAACTATGATGTAATATCAGATATACTCAAATATATGGAAGGGTTTGAAAAGAATTATAGCAGATACATTATAAAACATCACAATCTATCTACTGTTGAATATGAGAGTGAATATAGAGATTATTCTAAAACTGAAGCAGAACTTTTAATAGAAAATTGGTCTAGTGGTATTGTTGTGACGACCTTTGTACAGCTTTTAGAGACGTTGGTAGGTACAAGAAATAGAATGTTAAAGAAATTTATTTCTATGCAAGGTTCGATTATTATTTTAGATGAAATTCAAGCTATTGATATAAAATATTTTGAAATGGTTGATTATATTCTGAAAAAGGCCTGTGAATATTTAGATGTAAGGATTATTATTATGACAGCTACTAAACCTTTAATATTGACTGATTCTTTAGAGCTTTTAGCCGATAATTATGAGTATTTTAAAATGTTTAATAGAACTAGACTTATTCCTAAAATGGATAAAATCACTATAGACGAATTTGTTGAAGAATTTATAGATACATTAGAAGAAAAATCATACATGATAGTTTGCAATACTATTAGTGAATCCTTAAAGATTTATGAAGAGTTGAAATTGTTAGACAGAGATATATATTATTTATCTACTAACATTCTTCCAGTTCATAGAAGGGATAGAATAAATGAAATAAAAGATAAGTTAAATAGAGGAGATAAATTGATTCTTGTATCCACTCAGGTGGTTGAGGCAGGCGTGGATTTGGATTTTGATGCAGTAATAAGGGATATGGGACCAATTGATTCCATTATTCAGTGTGCTGGTAGATGCAATAGAAATATGAAGAATGAAGTAGGGGATGTGTATATATATAATATTATAGACGAAAATGAAAAAACTTTTGGTAGTTATGTTTATGGAAATACTTTAATGAATATTTCTAAAGATGTTTTAGAAATGAAGAAAGAAATTTATGAAGAAGAATATTTTAATTTGATAAACGACTATTTTCAAAATATAAAAGAAAATAAATCTCAACAAGTATCTAAAGAATACATTGAGTCTATTAAAGAAATGGATTTTTCAGAAGGAGAATATTCAATAAATACATTTTCTTTAATCAAAAATAATCCTGGATATATTGACGTGTTCTTTATGTATGATGATTTTGCAGAAAAAGCATATGAAGAATATATGAAGCTGTCATTAATCAATGATTTTAATAAAAAAAGAGAAATATATTTAGAAATACAAAG